A DNA window from Haliovirga abyssi contains the following coding sequences:
- the fliF gene encoding flagellar basal-body MS-ring/collar protein FliF, producing the protein MDETIKKIIEKAKSIWEGLSKIKKILIIVSIVATMIFTILFSMASSRTNYEPLFTELTAKDASLIKADLDKKGVKYKISQGGTAIEVDSKEKYSLRLDLAKDGVVPTGGTVGFEIFDKAKIGSTDFDKKMMFLRAQKGELERTIAALSQVKKAVVNITPAEDSPFAEDRVSAKASILVQLQPLGKLTEENVKGIMLLAVSSVEGLTIDNVEVIDSNGNILSDNITINKNSSEFNDKKLQLQNKMEKELERKVTGLLSVLGAGNYRVKVAVSLDFDKQLTNKEEYTTPTISGEQSTQGLVRSKQENNEIYKGTGDGNASGVPGTSSNIPGYVATDSSKNGKEYSKNNNTVNYELNKTNSQYEKSLGSIKKLNVSVVLNENSDYFKKTKFNDNERTKFQNMVKAAINFDDNRGDKINIDVIPFDTKTIDKFQHVIETQQKYQKYIVIGVIASIILIIALVIIYFVMKKAEEKRLREKERRAVEELIPEMEEVALGEQLTVEEQERKEKEEQIKNIAKQKPEEVAGLIRTWLLQD; encoded by the coding sequence ATGGATGAGACTATAAAAAAAATTATAGAAAAAGCAAAGAGTATATGGGAAGGGTTAAGCAAGATAAAAAAAATTTTAATAATAGTTTCAATAGTAGCTACAATGATTTTTACAATTTTATTTTCAATGGCGTCATCTAGAACTAATTATGAACCTCTTTTTACAGAATTAACAGCAAAAGATGCCTCTTTAATAAAAGCGGATTTAGATAAAAAGGGAGTTAAGTATAAAATAAGTCAAGGTGGGACAGCAATAGAGGTGGATTCCAAAGAAAAATATTCTTTAAGATTAGATTTAGCAAAAGATGGAGTAGTCCCAACTGGAGGGACTGTTGGATTTGAAATATTTGATAAAGCAAAAATAGGATCTACTGATTTTGATAAAAAAATGATGTTTTTAAGAGCTCAAAAAGGTGAGTTAGAAAGAACTATAGCAGCACTTTCACAAGTAAAAAAAGCAGTTGTAAATATAACTCCGGCAGAAGATTCTCCTTTTGCAGAGGATAGAGTTTCTGCAAAGGCATCTATTTTAGTTCAATTACAGCCATTAGGAAAACTTACTGAAGAAAATGTAAAAGGGATAATGCTTTTAGCAGTTAGTTCTGTGGAAGGATTGACGATAGATAATGTAGAAGTAATAGATAGTAATGGAAATATATTATCTGATAATATAACTATAAATAAGAACAGTAGTGAATTTAATGATAAAAAATTACAACTTCAAAATAAAATGGAAAAAGAGCTAGAGAGGAAAGTTACAGGACTGCTAAGTGTTTTAGGAGCGGGTAATTATAGAGTAAAAGTTGCCGTATCTTTAGATTTTGATAAACAATTGACAAACAAAGAGGAATATACAACTCCAACAATATCTGGAGAACAATCAACACAAGGTTTAGTTAGAAGTAAACAAGAAAATAATGAAATTTATAAAGGTACTGGTGATGGGAATGCTTCTGGTGTACCAGGGACATCTTCTAATATACCAGGATATGTAGCGACAGATAGCTCAAAAAATGGAAAAGAGTATTCAAAAAATAATAATACTGTAAATTATGAGTTGAATAAAACAAACTCTCAATATGAGAAATCTCTTGGAAGTATAAAAAAATTAAATGTATCTGTTGTTTTAAATGAAAACTCAGATTATTTTAAAAAAACAAAATTTAATGACAACGAAAGAACAAAGTTTCAAAATATGGTAAAAGCAGCAATTAATTTTGATGATAATAGGGGAGATAAAATTAATATCGATGTAATACCATTTGATACAAAAACAATTGATAAATTTCAGCATGTTATAGAAACACAACAAAAATATCAAAAGTATATTGTAATTGGAGTTATTGCAAGTATAATATTAATTATAGCATTAGTTATTATTTATTTTGTAATGAAAAAAGCAGAAGAAAAGAGGTTAAGAGAAAAAGAGAGAAGAGCAGTAGAAGAACTTATTCCAGAGATGGAGGAAGTTGCTCTAGGAGAACAATTAACTGTGGAAGAACAAGAAAGAAAAGAAAAAGAAGAGCAAATAAAAAATATAGCAAAACAAAAGCCTGAAGAAGTTGCAGGATTAATTAGAACATGGTTGCTTCAAGACTAA
- a CDS encoding DedA family protein translates to MLVNIFSGLMNIVGIMGYPGIIFFMALESSFVPFPSEVIIPPAGYLAAQGQMNLYLVIISGIIGSLMGSFLNYYIALIYGRKFVLKFGKYFGLTEKRFMKVEEYFNEHGAISTFIGRLITVVRQYISFPAGLTKMKKWKFALYTFLGAGLWNAVLAYIGYLVGNNLELIKKYSHKAAIYVIVISFVIIVIYIILYKNKKKNKVDK, encoded by the coding sequence ATGTTAGTAAATATTTTTAGTGGGTTAATGAATATTGTAGGGATAATGGGATATCCAGGAATTATATTTTTCATGGCATTAGAGAGTTCTTTTGTTCCTTTCCCAAGTGAAGTTATAATACCGCCAGCAGGCTATTTGGCAGCACAAGGGCAAATGAACTTATATTTAGTTATTATTAGTGGAATTATAGGAAGTTTAATGGGCTCTTTTTTAAATTATTATATAGCTTTAATATATGGAAGAAAATTTGTATTGAAGTTTGGAAAATATTTTGGATTAACAGAAAAAAGATTTATGAAGGTAGAAGAATATTTTAATGAACATGGAGCTATTAGTACTTTTATAGGAAGATTAATAACAGTAGTTAGACAATATATATCTTTTCCAGCAGGTCTTACAAAAATGAAAAAGTGGAAGTTTGCATTATATACTTTTCTTGGAGCTGGATTGTGGAATGCCGTGTTGGCATATATAGGGTATTTAGTTGGAAATAATCTAGAATTAATAAAAAAATACTCACATAAAGCAGCTATTTATGTTATAGTTATTTCTTTTGTAATAATTGTGATATATATTATATTATATAAGAATAAAAAGAAAAATAAAGTTGATAAATAA
- the flgC gene encoding flagellar basal body rod protein FlgC → MGIFGIINTSASGLTAERLRMDVISENIANANTTVTKNGTPYRRKEVIFQARKNTEFKIPMNMSNENDSEIGNGVRVLKIAEDKAPFKYVYNPNHPNANKDGYVAMPNVNIVKEMTDMITATRAYEANVTVINSAKGMANSALSIGK, encoded by the coding sequence ATGGGGATTTTTGGAATAATTAATACAAGTGCATCAGGATTAACTGCAGAAAGATTAAGGATGGATGTGATCTCAGAAAATATTGCCAATGCAAATACAACTGTAACTAAAAATGGAACTCCTTATAGAAGAAAAGAGGTAATATTTCAAGCTAGAAAAAACACAGAATTTAAAATACCAATGAATATGTCGAATGAAAATGACTCTGAAATAGGAAATGGAGTAAGAGTATTAAAAATAGCAGAGGATAAAGCACCTTTTAAATATGTATATAATCCAAATCATCCAAATGCAAATAAAGATGGATATGTAGCTATGCCAAATGTAAACATTGTGAAAGAGATGACTGACATGATTACAGCTACAAGAGCATATGAGGCAAATGTTACTGTTATTAATTCAGCAAAAGGTATGGCAAATTCAGCTCTTAGCATAGGGAAATAG
- the flgB gene encoding flagellar basal body rod protein FlgB, whose product MKLFSNNITILEKGLDAYSKRANVLANNIANVNTPNYKREDIQFESILRETLSKDNSEKIKGVTTNSKHFEINSTPSLENIGAKIIREDNTTMRNDGNSVDIEKEQGELAKNNIRYQFAATRLTQNFFILKSVIKGK is encoded by the coding sequence ATGAAATTGTTTAGTAATAATATCACTATCCTAGAAAAAGGGTTGGATGCTTATTCAAAAAGAGCAAATGTATTGGCTAATAATATAGCTAATGTGAATACTCCTAATTATAAGAGAGAGGATATTCAGTTTGAATCTATTTTAAGAGAAACCCTGTCAAAAGATAATAGTGAAAAAATAAAAGGAGTTACGACAAATTCAAAACATTTTGAAATTAATTCAACTCCAAGTTTAGAAAATATTGGAGCAAAGATTATTAGAGAAGATAATACTACAATGAGAAATGATGGAAATAGTGTTGATATAGAAAAAGAACAAGGGGAGCTTGCAAAAAATAATATTAGATATCAATTTGCAGCAACAAGATTAACTCAAAATTTTTTCATATTAAAGAGTGTGATAAAAGGGAAATAA
- the aroQ gene encoding type II 3-dehydroquinate dehydratase, with amino-acid sequence MKVLVIHGVNLNMLGKREPGIYGNKNFDDINNIIKNKAKRENIDIEIYQSNHEGEIVDKIQEAYDNAVDYIIINPAAFTHYSIAIRDALAAVNIPFVEVHISNVYKREKFRHKSVTAPIAIGQITGFSYYGYLMAIDYLKYRENGE; translated from the coding sequence ATGAAGGTTTTAGTGATACATGGTGTAAATTTAAATATGTTAGGAAAAAGAGAACCTGGAATTTATGGGAATAAAAATTTTGATGATATAAATAATATTATAAAAAATAAAGCAAAAAGAGAAAATATAGATATTGAAATTTATCAATCAAATCATGAAGGAGAAATTGTAGATAAAATTCAAGAAGCTTATGATAATGCAGTGGATTATATAATAATTAATCCTGCAGCTTTTACTCATTATAGTATAGCTATAAGAGATGCGTTGGCTGCTGTAAATATTCCGTTTGTAGAAGTTCATATTTCTAATGTGTATAAGAGGGAAAAATTTAGACATAAATCTGTTACTGCACCTATAGCAATTGGGCAAATTACAGGATTTTCATATTATGGATATTTAATGGCAATAGATTATTTGAAGTATAGAGAAAATGGAGAATAG
- the fliE gene encoding flagellar hook-basal body complex protein FliE, giving the protein MKINGIINPNILGDISNKKNKQEAETSFSNVLKGIVEDANNLQKDANLKTQNFVSGKIDNIQEVMVAGQKAEIAMSFVIEVRNKLLDAYQEFSRMQV; this is encoded by the coding sequence ATGAAAATTAATGGTATAATAAACCCAAATATTTTGGGTGATATTTCAAATAAAAAAAATAAACAAGAAGCAGAAACAAGTTTTTCTAATGTTTTAAAAGGAATAGTAGAAGATGCAAATAACTTACAAAAAGATGCAAATTTAAAAACACAAAATTTTGTATCAGGAAAAATAGATAATATCCAAGAGGTAATGGTTGCTGGACAGAAAGCAGAGATAGCTATGTCTTTTGTAATAGAAGTTAGAAATAAACTGTTAGATGCATATCAAGAATTTAGCAGAATGCAGGTATAA